From a single Rosa rugosa chromosome 7, drRosRugo1.1, whole genome shotgun sequence genomic region:
- the LOC133723523 gene encoding putative homeobox-leucine zipper protein ATHB-51, which produces MDWTNTNLRQQQHHHLVSRPEPSFGFLYNYNFDPFPHPGMEMKHHQAMFSETPQGSVPSSMERNSHHVMSYGCNSQEKKKRLSTDQLESLERSFQEEIKLDPDRKMKLSRDLGLQPRQIAVWFQNRRARWKAKQLERLYDALKQDYDAVSKEKQKLQDEVMKLKTILREEVARKQVSPGYTEISGEETVESTSVAAIRSSNKAGGVSQHQIAEGNYLFNVEEYNPVSPPYWGALPSYP; this is translated from the exons ATGGATTGGACCAACACCAACTTGAGGCAGCAGCAGCACCACCACCTTGTTTCTCGACCTGAACCTTCCTTTGGTTTCCTCTACAACTATAACTTCGACCCTTTTCCTCATCCTG GCATGGAGATGAAGCATCATCAAGCCATGTTCTCCGAGACACCACAAGGATCGGTTCCTTCTTCCATGGAGAGGAACAGTCATCATGTCATGAGTTACGGCTGCAACAgtcaagagaagaagaagcgatTGTCAACCGATCAGTTAGAGTCACTGGAGAGGAGTTTCCAAGAGGAGATAAAGCTGGACCCTGATAGGAAGATGAAGCTATCGAGAGATCTCGGCCTTCAGCCTCGGCAAATCGCTGTTTGGTTCCAAAACCGACGAGCTAGGTGGAAGGCCAAGCAGCTCGAACGCTTGTACGATGCGCTCAAACAAGATTATGACGCCGTCTCTAAAGAGAAGCAAAAGCTTCAAGacgag GTCATGAAACTGAAGACTATTCTGAGAGAAGAAGTTGCTAGGAAGCAGGTTTCTCCGGGCTACACTGAAATCTCCGGCGAAGAGACAGTGGAAAGCACTTCGGTTGCTGCCATTCGAAGCTCGAACAAGGCAGGAGGGGTGAGCCAGCATCAGATTGCAGAGGGCAACTATCTTTTCAATGTTGAGGAGTATAACCCTGTATCACCACCTTACTGGGGTGCCCTGCCTTCTTATCCCTAA